CGTTGCCTAAAATCTTCGGCCGGCAGGAAAGCGGGTCGCCCGAACGCATTCGCGGCGCCGATGCGTCCTAACTCGCTTTTGGCGTTTGCACGGACCGGTGCAGCAGGTCGTAGACGAGCGCGGTCGACCAGCCGATCAGCATGACGCCATTGAGGGCCGTCATCGGGCCAAGCATGTGCCATTGAGGCACGGGCACGACGTCGCCGTAACCGAGCGTGGTGTAGTTGCCGAACGCGAAATAGATGAGATCGGTGTCCTTGGGAACGGCGCCGACCCACTTATAGACATACGCCCAGATCACGCATTCACCGAAATGGCCGACCACGAGAAGCGTGCCCGTGGCGACGATCACAAGCATGTACTGCACGAAGCCGGGGAACGAGGCGTCGGTGTTTGCGAGGTTCCGCAATGTTGCGGCGATGGCGCCGACCAGGATCGCATGAATGAAAAGGTTGACGAGGCTCGTCGCGCCGCCAACGGCGAGCTGATCGAGCATCGAGACGTTCATGGTGGAGATCCACATGGACTCCTTCACGGTCTCTGCGACGGTCGGATCCATCTCTTGTCCCCTTAAGTTCGTGTCGTGATGCTATTCGCCGGCCAACAGATCCGGCTGGCGGATGATGCGCGGCCCCTTGCCGGGCTCACGCGCGGCACTGGCCTGAGTGACATTGGGGACGGCTGCCGACGCAGGTGCCGCAGGCGTACCGTGCGGAACGGCTTTGGCGTCGCGAACCGTCTTGGCGTCTTCGTCGAAGTCGAGCTGCTCGATCTTCTGCCCGCGCTTCGTGATCTTGTCCGCCGAAGTGAGGATCTTGTCGATATCGGCGTTGGCCTGGCCGAAGTGCCGCTGCAGATCGAGCACGCGGTCGCGGAACCGTCCCATGTCGGCCATCAGGGTCGACACTTCCCGCTGGATGAGATGCGCCTGCTCGCGCATCTGCACGTCTTTGAGAATGGCCTGCATGGTCTGCACTGCGAGCATCAGCATGTTCGGCGCGCAGATCACGATGCGCGCGCGGTACGCCTTCTGGACGATGTCCGGGAAGTGCTCCGACAAATCCGCAGAGATGGATTCGGAAGGCACGAACAGAATGGCGGTGTCCTGAGTCTCGCCGGGGATGAGATACTTCTCGGCGATCGCATCGATATGCTTGCCCACATCGGTACGGATGCGCCGGGCGGCGGCTTTCTTCGCCTCATCGCTGCGCGCCGTACGGAAGGCCTCGAAGCCTTCCAGCGGAAACTTCGCATCGATTACGACGCCCGCCGGCGTGTTCGGCATATGCAGGAGACAGTCGGGCCGCGTGTTGTTTGAGAGCGTCGCCTGGAAAGAGTAGGCGCCGGCGGGGAGCCCGTCCTTGATGATGGCCTCCATGCGAACTTGGCCGAAGGCCCCGCGCGCCTGCTTGTTCGCCAGGATCTCCTGAAGGCTGACCATGTTGCCAGAGAGCTCGGTGAGGTTCTTTTGAGCCGTATCGATCACGGCCAGCCGCTCGTTCAGCCGCGAAATGGTCTCGTGAGTCTTGCGGGCGCTCTCGTTGAGATCGGTGCCCACCTTGTGGGTCATGCGGTCGAGGCGCTCGTTGACGGCGCGCGCCAAATCGCCGTGCCGCGTCACGCTGATTTCCGCGAGCGTCTGAAGCCGCACGCGCAGCTCGCCGAGCTGGTCTCCTTGCGCGGCGGCGTCCTGCTTTCGGCGGGCAAGATGGACGACCATCACGATCGCCAGAATCAGGAGCGCGAGCACAGCCACTCCGGCGAGCACAAGGCCCACCAGAACGGGGTCGATCATCACCGTCCCGATATGCAGGGGCTCAAGGACCATAGTGACTAGCTATAGGCTGATTCGGGAGGCTAGACCAAAACAGGAACACGCGCCCTGGCGGCGCTTCACACCCGCGGTCGATGCAGCACATTGACCGGAGCCGCATCGGTCCTTATGTCAGCGTCAGTCATGGCTACCATCCATCCCATCGTCACCATCCCCGATTCTGTACTGCGCCAGACGGCGGAGCCCGTCGAACGCGTGGACGACGAATTGCGCACGCTGATGGACGACATGCTGGCGACGATGTACGACGCCCCTGGCGTTGGCCTCGCCGCGCCCCAAATCGGCATCCTGCGCCGGGTGATCGTGATGGATCCGGCTCGAGACGAGGAGGAGCCCGCGCCCCTCGTCATGGCGAACCCTGTGATTCTGCAGCGATCCGACGAGATGCGCGTGCACGAGGAGGGCTGCCTGTCGATCCCCGACGTCACGGCGGAGGTCGAGCGCCCGGCAATGGCGCGCGTGTCCTATCTCGATCGCGAGGGCAAGTCCCAGGAGGCGGAACTCGAGGGCTTTCTGGCCACGATCGTCCAGCACGAGGTCGACCACCTGAACGGGGTCCTCTTCATCGACTATCTGTC
This genomic window from Methyloceanibacter caenitepidi contains:
- a CDS encoding DNA recombination protein RmuC, which encodes MVLEPLHIGTVMIDPVLVGLVLAGVAVLALLILAIVMVVHLARRKQDAAAQGDQLGELRVRLQTLAEISVTRHGDLARAVNERLDRMTHKVGTDLNESARKTHETISRLNERLAVIDTAQKNLTELSGNMVSLQEILANKQARGAFGQVRMEAIIKDGLPAGAYSFQATLSNNTRPDCLLHMPNTPAGVVIDAKFPLEGFEAFRTARSDEAKKAAARRIRTDVGKHIDAIAEKYLIPGETQDTAILFVPSESISADLSEHFPDIVQKAYRARIVICAPNMLMLAVQTMQAILKDVQMREQAHLIQREVSTLMADMGRFRDRVLDLQRHFGQANADIDKILTSADKITKRGQKIEQLDFDEDAKTVRDAKAVPHGTPAAPASAAVPNVTQASAAREPGKGPRIIRQPDLLAGE
- the def gene encoding peptide deformylase encodes the protein MATIHPIVTIPDSVLRQTAEPVERVDDELRTLMDDMLATMYDAPGVGLAAPQIGILRRVIVMDPARDEEEPAPLVMANPVILQRSDEMRVHEEGCLSIPDVTAEVERPAMARVSYLDREGKSQEAELEGFLATIVQHEVDHLNGVLFIDYLSRLKRDMIVRKFTKQKRATAV
- a CDS encoding potassium channel family protein — its product is MDPTVAETVKESMWISTMNVSMLDQLAVGGATSLVNLFIHAILVGAIAATLRNLANTDASFPGFVQYMLVIVATGTLLVVGHFGECVIWAYVYKWVGAVPKDTDLIYFAFGNYTTLGYGDVVPVPQWHMLGPMTALNGVMLIGWSTALVYDLLHRSVQTPKAS